DNA sequence from the Streptomyces tsukubensis genome:
TGCTGGGCACCCGCTGCGCCGACTGCTCCGCCGTCTTCTTCCCCCGCGAGGACGGCTGCTGCCGCAATCCGGCGTGCGGGGGCGGGACGCTCGTGGAGGTCGCGCTGTCCCGGCGCGGCACGGTCTGGTCGTACACCGACGGCCGCTACCGTCCGCCGCCGCCGTGGGCAGACGGTCCGGACACGCCGTGGGAGCCGTACATCGTGGTCGCGGTCGAGCTGGCGGCCGAGCGGATGGTGGTCCTGGGACAGGCCGCGCCGGGGGTGGCGCTCGCCGATCTCCGGGTCGGCGCCGAGGTCGAG
Encoded proteins:
- a CDS encoding Zn-ribbon domain-containing OB-fold protein; this encodes MVDGWFRDGGEDGFALLGTRCADCSAVFFPREDGCCRNPACGGGTLVEVALSRRGTVWSYTDGRYRPPPPWADGPDTPWEPYIVVAVELAAERMVVLGQAAPGVALADLRVGAEVEVVPGVLGDGAAVWHWRPVGAAR